The bacterium genomic interval GTCGGCATACGGCCCGGTCGGCCCGAAACCGGTCACCGCCACCACGATCACGTCGGAGTTGACCGCGCGCAGGTGCTCGTAGGACACGCCGAGGCGCTCGGCGACGCCGGGCCGGAAGTTGCAGAAGACGATGTCGGCACCGGCGGCGAGTTCGAGCGCGATGACCCGGCCTTCGGCGGTGGTGATGTCCACCGTGGCGGCCCGCTTGGCGCGGTTGGTCATCTGGTAGATGCCGGAGATCCCCCCGACGGCCGGCCCGACGTGACGGAGGATGTCCCCGCCGCCGGGCGGCTCGATCTTGATGACGTCCGCCCCCTGCTCGGCGAGGATGCCCGCCGCCAGCGGCGCGGCCAGTGCCGTCGCCAGGTCGAGGACTCGCACGCCCGCCAGCGGCGGGGCGTTGGGAGACGGCCGCCCCCGCTCGGATGATCGCCAAGGGCCGGCCGAGGCCTGGCCGCTGCGGGAGGGGGATTCTCCGAGCATTGCGTCGATCCTTCCGTGGACATTCGAGCCTACGAGAACCCCGAATGATGCTGCGGCAGGCTTGATTCGTCGTTCCGGCGGAGGCCGGAACCCACTGTTCAGCGGCCTAGTCCGCGTTTCCCGCTGATCGCTCGGCGCACTCCTGGGAGAATGCGGTCACATCCAGCTGATCCCGTCGCCGGAGAGGGACTCCGGGCACGGGACCTCCCGGGGCGCCTCACTAGACTCGCGCCGGTGGACGAGGCGGCTGTGCTCGTGCCCGTCAAGGCCTTCCATCAGGCCAAAGTTCGCCTGGGGTCGGTCCTCTCGGGAGCCGAACGCGTTGACTTGGCGCGCCGCATGGCCGGCCACGTCGTCCGGGTGGCGGCACCCCTGCCCGTGGCGGTGGTATGCGACGATCCCGAGGTGGCAGCCTGGGCCGAGGCCGCGGGGGCAGAGGTGGTGTGGTGCCCCGGGACGGGCCTGAACGGCGCGGTCACCCGCGGGGTCGCCGTCCTGGCGGGGCGAGGCGTCGGCGAGGTCGTGGTGGCACACGGCGACCTGCCGAGGGCCCGCGGCTTCGCTCACCTGACCGGCGCGGGCGGCGTGACCGCCGTGCCGGATCGGCGCGCCGACGGCACGAACGTGCTGTGCGTGCCCACCGGGGCGGGCTTCGGCTTCTCCTACGGCGCGGG includes:
- the cofC gene encoding 2-phospho-L-lactate guanylyltransferase, which translates into the protein MDEAAVLVPVKAFHQAKVRLGSVLSGAERVDLARRMAGHVVRVAAPLPVAVVCDDPEVAAWAEAAGAEVVWCPGTGLNGAVTRGVAVLAGRGVGEVVVAHGDLPRARGFAHLTGAGGVTAVPDRRADGTNVLCVPTGAGFGFSYGAGSFRRHCAEVRRLGLPLRVRRDPELTWDVDVPEDLWRLPADLREAAVAASRIGHAPAGDEGLVADPLAAGTGGTA